CTGATCTTTTGCCCATGAAGATGCTGTCCACTTTTTGTTTTCATGTTGTCCCAGACAAAAATCGGGCGGTTTAAAAAAATAGATTGGCATATTTTCTTTTCTCTTAGCATCATAAAAGATACCCTGCTCAACTGGAAAAGTCCGGCAGGTATCGGGTCTGTCAATATAAACGGAACAACCTTTTTCAGTTAAAAAAGGGCATGTTTTCTCATAAGATTCAGACATTCGCAAAAGTACATCAGGGAAAAACCCTGAAGGACGCATAACTATATCGATATATTTTTCAAGAAATTCATCTGAAGAAATTCCAAGCTTATTTTTAAGCCTTAAAACATCATATGGATATAAAAACAGATTGATATTACGGCAGCATTTATTAAAACAGGTAAG
The genomic region above belongs to Pseudomonadota bacterium and contains:
- a CDS encoding YkgJ family cysteine cluster protein, producing MKYIELDNIDSLSEGMLKDDEVFSFQCHSELTCFNKCCRNINLFLYPYDVLRLKNKLGISSDEFLEKYIDIVMRPSGFFPDVLLRMSESYEKTCPFLTEKGCSVYIDRPDTCRTFPVEQGIFYDAKRKENMPIYFFKPPDFCLGQHENKKWTASSWAKDQDASIHNQMTAQWGELASLFKNNPWGSEGPEGSKAKMAFMATYNIDSFKDFVFKSSFLKRYKIKYDLLSKIKTNDTALLKLGFAWIKYFLWGIKNKNIQQR